From Methanobrevibacter millerae, the proteins below share one genomic window:
- a CDS encoding MFS transporter, which yields MNSNEIEKYMIIITFISSFFSVFVINGMVIGVPEIAREFGMNNFTQNWIMNLSLLVVTMLTIPAGQITGKYGFKKSIMVGNSIFLISLFASALAFSTESFLFFRVIQGIGIAIVNVSEMAILNLAIAKENRGRALGIIVMGVYLGTSASPVICGFLVQNFGWRSIFFISIPFILACIIMMKTKITSEWKTNERDRLDIAGSIMYMIGICLFIYGFTSLITSIGKISIIIGLIILIIYFRYELKQESPVFDVKLFRTKSFTAYNVAGLCGFFAAMVISTIFNYYFQYVKGWNPEMTGLILIISPIIMSLTAPHAGKLSDKMHPQKIAVIGMCITVFAMIIMTLMDANTPLYIVMLAMALQAFGMGLFSSPNMNAIMSCVNEKDAAFASAGQLAVRSIGQTMSLGLLTLIFSYVMGNLAISSQYSPMIVQASQIVCGMCGVACVIAVIASVIGIRADNVLKR from the coding sequence ATGAACAGCAATGAAATTGAAAAATACATGATAATAATCACATTCATCTCCTCGTTCTTTTCAGTCTTTGTAATTAACGGAATGGTCATTGGAGTTCCGGAAATCGCCAGAGAATTTGGAATGAACAATTTCACTCAGAACTGGATAATGAACCTGTCATTACTGGTCGTTACAATGCTCACAATTCCCGCAGGACAAATTACGGGCAAATACGGCTTTAAAAAGTCAATAATGGTTGGAAATTCCATATTCCTGATTTCACTCTTTGCCTCCGCCCTTGCGTTTTCCACCGAAAGCTTCTTGTTTTTCAGGGTGATACAGGGCATCGGAATAGCTATCGTCAACGTGTCAGAAATGGCAATACTTAACCTGGCAATAGCTAAGGAAAACAGAGGAAGGGCTTTAGGAATCATCGTAATGGGCGTTTATCTGGGAACTTCAGCCTCGCCGGTAATCTGCGGATTTTTAGTCCAGAACTTCGGATGGAGATCAATATTTTTCATTTCAATACCATTCATACTGGCGTGCATCATCATGATGAAGACAAAAATAACCTCCGAATGGAAAACCAACGAAAGGGACAGGCTCGACATTGCCGGCTCCATCATGTACATGATCGGCATCTGCCTATTCATTTACGGATTTACAAGTCTTATTACATCAATCGGCAAAATATCAATCATTATCGGATTAATCATACTGATAATCTATTTCAGATACGAGCTCAAGCAGGAGTCCCCTGTGTTTGACGTCAAGCTGTTCAGGACAAAAAGCTTCACCGCATACAACGTTGCGGGACTGTGCGGATTCTTTGCGGCGATGGTAATCTCCACAATATTCAACTACTATTTCCAATACGTAAAGGGCTGGAATCCTGAAATGACCGGACTCATATTGATTATAAGCCCAATAATAATGTCATTAACCGCTCCCCATGCAGGAAAGCTTTCAGACAAAATGCATCCCCAAAAGATTGCCGTTATCGGAATGTGCATAACGGTATTCGCCATGATTATCATGACATTAATGGACGCAAATACTCCGCTTTATATCGTCATGCTGGCAATGGCGCTGCAGGCATTCGGTATGGGGCTATTCTCCTCACCGAACATGAATGCAATAATGAGCTGCGTAAACGAAAAGGATGCCGCTTTCGCATCAGCCGGACAGCTTGCAGTTAGATCCATCGGACAGACAATGAGCCTGGGACTTTTAACGCTTATTTTTTCATACGTCATGGGAAACCTGGCCATATCCTCACAGTATTCCCCAATGATTGTTCAGGCTTCACAGATTGTCTGCGGAATGTGCGGCGTGGCATGCGTTATAGCTGTGATAGCTTCAGTGATAGGAATCCGGGCAGACAATGTCTTAAAAAGGTAA
- a CDS encoding Mur ligase family protein, whose amino-acid sequence MNYLIVGAGNASRPVARLLNHLGHDVIVTDLKEISEFKIEFQRSLIEMEKEGVILDLGNKNPDLNGIEAVYAPPTLPDSAPIAKLIKDSDVKILTNEEFSKIVNDLIPVDIIGITGTMGKTTTTFITTSLFKQAGYKVWSCSSLVNNLVSEAIIDGIVKGKADDCDIAVFELPHGTIGLLNSLDIKIGLITNIAEDHLSEFGGSLELYQKRKLILEKMSETFIANHSCFDLINPQRNDALYYALDEEVDFKGTIGDESLTIEYKDGSFTTPFYMMSYFFENSVAASAVALTYGVKESDIIDALTVFKGLPAHMEDVGDYNGRKVILDSAFLYDGMKITLDYFKDESVVLFLDHFDTLSVRDKAEVGELVSNYDIKTVIASGFNEVTQEVEMEAANELLDAITNPKINKVAVPDIETAAAETFKYSIPGDIILHMGPLIAYDRLTTVEKIMKGLDAGSKKYD is encoded by the coding sequence ATGAATTATTTAATTGTTGGTGCAGGAAATGCCAGTAGGCCCGTTGCAAGATTACTTAATCATTTAGGCCATGATGTCATTGTCACTGATTTAAAGGAAATTTCAGAGTTCAAGATAGAATTTCAAAGAAGCTTAATTGAAATGGAAAAAGAGGGCGTTATTCTGGATTTGGGCAATAAAAATCCTGATTTAAACGGAATTGAAGCAGTTTATGCTCCTCCAACGTTGCCAGATTCAGCCCCAATAGCCAAATTAATCAAAGACTCTGATGTTAAGATATTAACTAATGAGGAATTCTCCAAAATCGTAAATGACCTGATTCCCGTTGATATTATCGGAATTACTGGAACGATGGGAAAGACTACAACCACCTTCATTACAACCAGCCTATTCAAGCAGGCGGGATATAAGGTCTGGTCATGCTCATCACTGGTAAATAATCTTGTTTCCGAAGCCATCATTGATGGGATAGTTAAGGGAAAGGCAGATGACTGTGACATAGCTGTTTTTGAACTTCCCCACGGTACAATCGGCCTTTTAAACAGCCTTGATATTAAAATAGGTCTTATAACAAACATCGCTGAAGACCATCTCTCCGAGTTCGGGGGATCTCTGGAACTGTACCAGAAGAGAAAACTGATTCTTGAAAAGATGTCCGAAACATTCATCGCAAATCACTCATGTTTTGACCTCATTAATCCTCAAAGAAACGATGCATTATATTATGCTTTAGACGAAGAAGTTGATTTTAAAGGTACCATTGGTGATGAATCCTTAACGATTGAATATAAAGATGGGTCTTTCACTACTCCCTTCTACATGATGAGCTACTTTTTTGAAAATTCCGTTGCAGCAAGTGCTGTTGCGCTGACATACGGCGTAAAGGAATCAGATATTATCGACGCTTTGACGGTGTTTAAAGGTCTTCCTGCCCATATGGAGGATGTGGGAGACTACAATGGAAGAAAGGTGATTCTGGACTCAGCATTCCTTTATGATGGGATGAAAATAACTCTGGATTACTTTAAGGATGAAAGCGTGGTTCTTTTCCTTGATCACTTTGACACATTATCCGTTCGTGACAAGGCCGAAGTCGGCGAACTGGTAAGCAATTACGATATAAAGACGGTTATAGCAAGCGGATTCAATGAAGTAACGCAGGAAGTTGAAATGGAAGCCGCCAATGAACTGCTTGATGCAATAACAAACCCTAAAATCAACAAGGTGGCGGTGCCCGATATAGAGACCGCTGCGGCTGAAACGTTTAAGTATTCGATTCCGGGCGACATCATCCTGCACATGGGGCCTTTAATTGCATATGACAGGCTCACGACAGTTGAAAAAATCATGAAAGGGCTTGATGCGGGAAGTAAGAAGTATGACTGA
- a CDS encoding ATP-grasp domain-containing protein → MRNIIIVECISTGINFVEDIINRGYNPIVLELNVSDTDGGKEHAKLVYEEYERIDYEFDIIYEKDTFEDTLEEVKKYNPLLILPGNERGVILANRLSHELGLLCNPIENLDAITLKHEMQNRIAEKGLRSIKGKVVSSLDEALDFYDGEDLSEVVVKPIYSAGSASVRICMNRDELIKSIGELFNNVNYYGDEIDEILIQERINGEEYIINTVSHKGVHRVTLIWKYHKVKTSKGAIVYDSCNTVNELNLGEAEMVEYAYDVADALGIQYGPVHGEYMIDEKGPVLIEVNCRPCGGNMPAEFLDRISGQHETDSILDSYLRPAHFHENLKKNYELYSYGSLKFFIVPKDMMAHSSPLADISNRMKSYFDSSLSDNFFKETFFKQTEDLNTSGGTIFLVHEDKAQIEKNLNFLRAVERNAFSLILSYESSEITLEDDEVYLKKIMPLFKHAEKYGIGLFVTDQFIDDVQILQVSPDRLDDIKGRFEFIIINMNKSLIGKGDVEKALIFRNIFSKVITGGYIVIPKSTYLSLSSGRKGMEALIKVLDYKIEVPPYTLKDVIIASKII, encoded by the coding sequence ATGAGGAACATCATAATTGTTGAGTGCATATCTACGGGAATTAATTTCGTTGAGGACATTATCAATCGAGGATACAATCCTATCGTACTGGAACTGAACGTTTCAGACACAGATGGGGGAAAGGAACATGCTAAACTCGTTTATGAAGAGTATGAAAGAATCGACTACGAATTTGATATAATCTATGAAAAGGACACTTTTGAAGATACCCTTGAGGAAGTCAAAAAGTATAATCCGCTTCTTATTCTTCCTGGAAATGAAAGGGGAGTTATTCTGGCAAACAGGCTCTCCCATGAACTGGGTCTTTTGTGCAACCCGATTGAAAATCTCGATGCGATAACGCTTAAGCATGAAATGCAAAATAGAATCGCTGAGAAAGGGCTGCGTTCAATTAAAGGAAAGGTGGTTAGTTCTTTGGATGAGGCGCTTGATTTCTATGATGGCGAAGATTTAAGCGAAGTTGTCGTAAAGCCGATTTACAGCGCAGGCTCAGCAAGCGTCCGCATATGCATGAACAGGGATGAACTCATCAAATCAATCGGAGAACTCTTTAACAACGTCAATTACTACGGGGACGAAATCGACGAGATTTTGATTCAGGAGCGCATCAACGGCGAGGAATACATCATCAATACAGTTTCCCACAAGGGTGTTCACCGCGTAACCTTGATTTGGAAGTACCATAAGGTAAAGACCTCCAAAGGTGCTATCGTTTATGATTCCTGCAACACGGTAAACGAGCTGAACTTGGGCGAGGCCGAAATGGTTGAATATGCATATGACGTGGCCGACGCTTTGGGAATTCAGTACGGGCCTGTTCACGGAGAATATATGATTGACGAAAAGGGTCCGGTTTTGATTGAAGTTAACTGCCGTCCGTGCGGCGGAAACATGCCTGCAGAATTTTTGGACAGGATTTCAGGCCAGCATGAAACGGACAGCATTCTTGATTCATATCTAAGGCCGGCTCATTTTCATGAAAACTTAAAGAAAAACTATGAGCTTTATTCATACGGCAGCCTGAAGTTCTTTATCGTTCCAAAAGACATGATGGCTCATTCATCACCTCTAGCTGACATAAGCAACCGCATGAAATCATATTTCGATTCCTCGCTGTCTGATAATTTCTTTAAGGAAACCTTTTTCAAGCAGACGGAAGATTTGAATACGAGCGGAGGAACTATATTTCTTGTTCATGAGGACAAGGCCCAAATCGAAAAGAATCTTAATTTCCTGAGGGCAGTTGAAAGAAATGCGTTTTCGCTGATTTTAAGCTACGAATCATCAGAAATCACTCTGGAGGATGATGAAGTTTACCTGAAGAAAATCATGCCGTTATTTAAACATGCAGAAAAGTACGGCATCGGGCTTTTCGTAACCGACCAGTTCATCGATGACGTTCAGATACTGCAGGTCAGTCCCGACCGGCTTGATGACATTAAAGGACGTTTCGAGTTTATCATTATCAATATGAATAAAAGCCTCATCGGCAAGGGGGACGTTGAAAAGGCTCTGATTTTCCGGAACATATTTTCAAAGGTCATTACCGGAGGATATATTGTCATCCCTAAAAGCACCTATCTGTCATTGTCCAGCGGAAGGAAAGGAATGGAAGCTCTGATTAAGGTTCTAGACTATAAAATCGAGGTTCCGCCGTATACTCTTAAGGATGTTATTATAGCTTCAAAAATTATATAA
- a CDS encoding Mur ligase family protein → MTERFGVIGVCGANGNLIARILKERGYEVMGTDLSSEDECRFAHSLDGYDIELYYGETPDEFFKKADYVVPPASLSKDSAVFKKINNVYELDDVINDFRPDKPVFGITGTNGKTTCTTLLKKIAYDNAIRPCEHNLEKMQGNAEYIPILQSRLNGDVAILEVGTFGVPGTVKRTVVNSCIESGLITNITPDHIGDLGSFMDYAHVKAEFIEGLKGKKIIVNGQDPTIIGLLKELEFNGEIITFGVDWTFEKVNPKECVCGSEISVKEIISGSGYYFCKNCGLTTPQVDYIATNVDLANRKFDLHTPNEKLEVEMSIDGLHNVYNVTGVIIAAHEFMKLPFDKILESVKSFTGVEGRMEKVAEINGREIYVDYAHNPAGVQTVLDQFKKLYGDFTTVITVSSESGYDGDLAIFEKALEFSRYVVPASAASQRIAQEKLLEEPSLSEKIIFDSVDDFVKNGTLGASYDEVKEGLTKALNTDSKLIVAIGEAATKFKSCVDAI, encoded by the coding sequence ATGACTGAAAGGTTCGGAGTAATCGGAGTTTGCGGCGCAAACGGCAACTTGATTGCAAGAATACTTAAAGAAAGGGGATATGAGGTAATGGGGACTGACTTGTCCTCTGAGGATGAGTGCAGATTCGCCCATTCGCTTGACGGCTATGACATTGAGCTTTATTACGGTGAAACCCCGGACGAATTTTTTAAAAAAGCGGATTATGTCGTTCCTCCCGCAAGCTTATCTAAGGATTCAGCTGTTTTTAAAAAAATCAATAACGTTTATGAATTGGATGACGTCATCAATGATTTCAGGCCCGATAAGCCTGTATTCGGAATAACCGGAACCAACGGCAAGACCACATGTACTACCCTTCTTAAAAAGATTGCCTATGACAACGCAATAAGGCCGTGTGAGCACAATCTGGAAAAGATGCAGGGAAATGCCGAATACATTCCGATACTGCAGTCCCGGTTGAATGGGGATGTGGCGATTCTTGAAGTGGGGACCTTTGGAGTTCCCGGAACCGTTAAAAGGACAGTAGTCAATTCCTGTATCGAATCAGGGCTTATAACCAACATCACTCCAGACCATATAGGTGATTTGGGAAGCTTCATGGACTATGCGCACGTAAAGGCTGAATTCATTGAAGGGTTAAAAGGCAAGAAAATAATAGTTAATGGCCAGGATCCGACAATAATTGGGCTTTTAAAGGAACTGGAATTTAACGGCGAGATAATAACCTTCGGCGTTGACTGGACATTTGAAAAGGTTAATCCAAAGGAATGCGTCTGCGGAAGTGAAATCAGTGTCAAGGAGATAATTTCAGGTTCAGGATATTACTTCTGTAAGAACTGCGGGCTGACAACACCGCAGGTTGACTATATTGCAACAAATGTCGATTTGGCTAATCGCAAATTTGACCTGCACACTCCGAATGAGAAACTGGAGGTTGAAATGTCAATAGACGGACTTCACAATGTTTATAATGTAACCGGAGTTATAATTGCGGCTCACGAATTCATGAAACTACCTTTTGATAAGATTCTGGAGTCAGTTAAAAGCTTCACTGGCGTTGAGGGCAGAATGGAGAAAGTCGCTGAAATCAACGGCAGGGAAATCTATGTTGACTATGCACATAACCCTGCAGGCGTTCAGACGGTTTTAGACCAGTTCAAAAAATTGTATGGTGACTTTACGACAGTCATTACCGTATCCTCAGAGTCAGGCTATGACGGTGATTTGGCCATTTTTGAAAAGGCCCTTGAATTTTCAAGATATGTTGTTCCGGCTTCTGCGGCTTCCCAGAGGATAGCTCAGGAAAAGCTTTTGGAAGAACCTTCATTATCTGAAAAGATTATCTTTGACTCCGTCGATGACTTTGTTAAGAATGGGACTTTAGGCGCAAGCTACGATGAGGTTAAGGAAGGATTAACTAAAGCCTTAAATACTGATTCTAAATTGATTGTAGCTATTGGGGAAGCTGCAACCAAATTCAAGTCATGTGTTGATGCCATATAA
- a CDS encoding DEAD/DEAH box helicase: MTTYIKHPLIKENSIESRLYQQVLAGDVLKKGNTMVVAPTALGKTIVAILVAADRLQKVKNSKVLILSPSKPLAIQHEDSFKEFLTLPCASITGSVKTDERVKRWEESRIISATPQTVESDLLNGRYDLSSVSLIVFDECHHGVGAYSYVYLASRYVKESNFNLILGLTASPGSDKSKIKEVCENLYIQNIVVKTESDPDVKPYFNPVEIDWVRIKMSSELEKINNSLEKALKLRLKTLKNMGVIKTISVTKVDILKARGRIQGEIARTTNPNKDLFHAISILSAVINIQHAQELVETQGVHPFNKYIKRLRKKKTKASKSLMNDPNFSRAVRLAHNAEKNGWEHPKLRTLAEILKKELGTGDGQTTLQTTRYGDKKDKKASKIIVFTQFRDTLEMIHEKLESEGIKAAKFFGQATKDGEKGLTQKQQKEIIKAFRMGEYDVLISTSVAEEGIDIPAVDLVVLYEPVPSEVRMIQRRGRTGRKRTGRVKVLITNGTRDEGYYWSSVRKEHNMKNQLIDPDVLRELNESAIARMDNEKRVKVRERPKEKALPLVYADSREGNSKVIRYLSQMEMDVKIQSMAVGDYQVSDEVAIERKTAKDFVDSMIDKRLFKQARELSQEFKRPLLILEGDDLYSGMVNPNAIRGTIASIALDFGISIIPTRDAQDTAAMIKRIAIREQSGEKVNIQIRTDKKPVSLWEQQLFIIESLPNIGPVNAKNLLEHFGSVSNVINASESELMEVEGIGKITAQNIRKVIDSKYLYFKREIKEKKLL; the protein is encoded by the coding sequence ATGACTACTTATATTAAGCATCCATTGATTAAAGAGAATTCAATCGAATCAAGGCTTTACCAGCAGGTACTGGCCGGGGATGTTTTAAAGAAAGGCAACACGATGGTTGTTGCACCTACCGCTTTAGGTAAAACCATTGTAGCCATTCTGGTAGCGGCCGACCGTCTGCAGAAGGTAAAGAATTCTAAAGTTCTCATTCTGTCTCCGTCAAAGCCTTTGGCCATTCAGCATGAAGACAGCTTCAAGGAATTTTTAACCCTTCCGTGCGCTTCAATTACAGGTTCTGTCAAGACAGATGAAAGGGTTAAAAGATGGGAGGAATCCAGAATAATTTCTGCAACCCCTCAGACAGTCGAGTCCGATTTATTGAATGGAAGATATGATTTAAGTAGTGTTTCATTAATAGTCTTTGATGAATGCCACCATGGAGTAGGCGCATATTCCTACGTTTATCTGGCTTCAAGATATGTCAAGGAATCCAATTTCAATCTGATTCTGGGGTTAACTGCATCACCGGGCTCTGACAAGTCCAAAATCAAGGAGGTTTGTGAAAACCTCTACATTCAAAACATTGTTGTCAAAACAGAAAGCGACCCTGACGTAAAGCCCTATTTCAATCCGGTTGAAATCGACTGGGTAAGAATCAAGATGAGCTCAGAGCTTGAAAAAATTAATAATTCTCTGGAAAAGGCTCTTAAGCTCAGGTTGAAAACCCTCAAGAACATGGGCGTTATCAAAACCATATCCGTTACCAAAGTGGATATCCTAAAGGCCCGTGGACGCATTCAGGGCGAAATTGCGCGAACGACAAATCCAAATAAGGACCTTTTTCACGCTATTTCCATTTTAAGCGCTGTAATTAACATTCAGCATGCCCAGGAGCTTGTTGAAACCCAGGGAGTTCATCCCTTCAACAAATACATCAAAAGACTGCGCAAGAAAAAGACAAAGGCATCAAAATCACTGATGAACGATCCGAATTTCTCACGTGCTGTCAGATTGGCCCATAATGCCGAAAAGAATGGCTGGGAACATCCTAAACTCAGGACTCTAGCCGAAATCCTTAAAAAGGAACTGGGAACGGGTGACGGCCAGACCACTCTTCAAACCACTAGATATGGAGATAAAAAGGATAAAAAAGCTTCTAAGATAATCGTTTTTACCCAATTCCGGGACACCCTTGAAATGATTCATGAAAAGCTTGAAAGCGAAGGAATCAAGGCTGCCAAGTTCTTTGGCCAAGCCACAAAAGACGGTGAAAAGGGTCTGACTCAAAAGCAGCAAAAAGAAATCATAAAAGCCTTTAGGATGGGTGAATACGATGTTCTGATTTCAACCAGCGTTGCCGAGGAGGGCATTGACATTCCTGCAGTTGATCTTGTCGTTTTATATGAACCTGTCCCATCTGAAGTGCGCATGATTCAGCGCCGTGGAAGAACCGGACGTAAAAGAACCGGGCGTGTTAAGGTTTTAATTACAAATGGAACCCGTGATGAAGGTTATTACTGGTCTTCAGTCAGAAAAGAACATAATATGAAAAACCAGTTGATTGATCCGGACGTTTTACGGGAATTGAATGAATCTGCCATTGCACGAATGGATAATGAAAAGAGAGTTAAAGTCCGTGAAAGGCCTAAGGAGAAAGCCTTGCCTTTAGTTTATGCAGATTCCCGTGAAGGAAATTCAAAGGTAATCCGATATCTCTCACAAATGGAAATGGATGTAAAGATTCAGTCAATGGCCGTAGGAGACTATCAGGTTTCGGATGAGGTTGCCATTGAGAGAAAGACCGCCAAGGACTTTGTAGATTCAATGATTGACAAGCGTTTATTCAAGCAGGCCCGTGAGCTTTCACAGGAGTTCAAGCGTCCCTTATTGATTCTTGAAGGGGATGATTTGTATTCCGGCATGGTCAATCCCAACGCAATCAGGGGAACGATAGCTTCAATAGCTCTTGACTTTGGAATCAGCATTATTCCAACAAGGGATGCCCAGGATACCGCTGCAATGATTAAAAGGATTGCGATTCGCGAACAGTCAGGCGAAAAAGTCAATATTCAGATAAGAACAGATAAAAAGCCGGTCAGCCTATGGGAACAGCAGCTATTCATTATAGAATCCCTGCCCAATATCGGACCGGTAAATGCCAAAAATCTTTTAGAACACTTCGGTTCAGTTTCAAATGTCATCAATGCCTCTGAAAGCGAACTTATGGAAGTTGAAGGCATAGGTAAAATCACTGCTCAAAACATCAGAAAGGTAATCGATTCCAAATATCTCTATTTCAAAAGGGAAATCAAGGAAAAAAAGCTTCTCTAA